The Mercurialis annua linkage group LG8, ddMerAnnu1.2, whole genome shotgun sequence genome window below encodes:
- the LOC126660614 gene encoding uncharacterized protein LOC126660614 → MAIRVFSWLQCLLILLFLAKSISCSPIGKIPRLGVISKHEAAAAANNFRASEELQTYYYNQTLDHFNYQPQGYETFQQKYVISYKHWRGGDASAPIFAYMGEEAPLDEDIGGIGFLYENAPRFGALNVFIEHRFYGDSIPFVSREEALANATLRGYFSSAQALADYAEILLHIKKQLSADTSPIIVVGGSYGGMLASWFRLKYPHIALGALASSAPILYFDNLTRSDAYYSVVTKDFRDTSESCLNTIQQSWSELARVADQQDGLSILSKKFNTCTPLENASDLENYLIQIFSAAAQYDRPPRNQVSQICKGIDNAANGSDILDKIFSGVESYFSTKRPCYNLTEFWAPETIEGWNWQVCSELVIPIGADGNDTIFPAAPFDMNQMNDYCFQAYGVLPRPHWITSYYGGYHIREVLKRFGSNIIFSNGLRDPYSSGGVLQDISDTIVSLSTVQGSHCMDLLPTRKDDPEWLVLQRNTEIEIISGWILKYYQDLLQNNF, encoded by the exons ATGGCCATTCGAGTTTTCAGTTGGCTTCAATGCCTTCTAATTCTACTATTTTTGGCAAAATCAATTTCATGTTCACCAATAGGGAAAATACCAAGACTTGGAGTGATCAGCAAGCATGAAGCAGCAGCAGCTGCTAATAATTTTAGGGCATCGGAGGAATTGCAAACTTACTATTATAATCAAACACTTGATCATTTCAATTATCAACCGCAGGGTTATGAAACGTTTCAGCAAAAATATGTGATTAGCTATAAGCATTGGCGAGGCGGAGATGCCTCTGCGCCGATCTTTGCATATATGGGCGAAGAAGCTCCGTTGGATGAGGATATCGGCGGTATCGGTTTCCTTTATGAGAATGCACCTAGATTTGGTGCTTTAAATGTGTTTATTGAG CACCGGTTCTATGGGGACTCAATCCCATTTGTATCAAGAGAAGAAGCATTAGCAAATGCAACTCTCCGAGGCTACTTCAGCTCTGCTCAAGCTTTAGCAGATTATGCAGAAATTCTTTTGCACATTAAGAAACAATTATCAGCCGATACTTCTCCGATTATCGTGGTCGGGGGATCTTACGGTGGAA TGCTTGCTTCTTGGTTTAGGCTGAAATACCCTCATATTGCCTTGGGGGCACTGGCTTCTTCTGCTCCAATTCTTTACTTCGATAACTTAACTCGTTCCGATGCATATTATTCCGTCGTCACTAAAGACTTTAGG GACACAAGCGAAAGCTGCCTAAATACCATACAGCAATCCTGGTCTGAACTTGCCCGAGTTGCTGATCAGCAAGATGGCCTCTCCATTCTTTCCAAAAAATTCAATACTTGCAC GCCATTGGAGAATGCTTCAGATttggaaaattatttaatacaaatattttCGGCTGCGGCTCAATACGACAGGCCTCCGAGAAATCAAGTGAGTCAAATTTGCAAAGGAATCGACAACGCTGCGAATGGATCCGACATACTTGACAAGATATTCTCAGGAGTTGAATCTTACTTTTCGACAAAACGTCCTTGCTATAATCTTACTGAATTCTGGGCACCAGAAACCATCGAGGGCTGGAATTGGCAG GTATGTAGTGAACTAGTGATACCAATAGGGGCGGATGGGAACGATACAATATTTCCAGCGGCACCATTCGACATGAATCAGATGAACGACTACTGCTTTCAAGCTTATGGTGTTCTCCCCAGACCTCACTGGATCACTTCTTATTACGGCGGTTAC CACATACGCGAGGTGTTGAAAAGGTTTGGTAGCAATATTATCTTCTCTAATGGATTAAGGGACCCTTATAGCAGTGGAGG GGTATTGCAAGATATTTCAGACACTATAGTTTCCTTGAGCACAGTACAAG GCTCACATTGCATGGATTTATTGCCAACAAGAAAAGATGATCCAGAGTGGTTGGTCTTGCAAAGGAACACAGAAATTGAGATTATCAGTGGATGGATCCTTAAATATTATCAAGATCttcttcaaaataatttttga
- the LOC130014970 gene encoding uncharacterized protein LOC130014970 yields MSLSSGTVSGVISIINPSLKIVSLKYLCLLVRAIRLGLFLVVRLCFFARMTRTRSSVSLPSSGAAVDYRNSLSSFVTNIDRESLGEIRDDFGIPVAYSLSVCGARMSANENVGDGKVIVYKEQFRCGLRFPLDPLIESFVKDYGIPLLCCFIELVCDKGLSPSLGMLNELFFITRRSNEFYHRLAAHRGKRLIDALPKITKRWQRSFFVVGHDSAFANFPCDWVDESESLSFSPLCVTDSEALDSLVDDAQSQLFDCCDLVDRYLYRKFPHIELPPRTVVEGPLESDGTLSQSCRSPSPLSFVDLTSASQGMGEDFLDALTLTFDDDSAVITGSRPASLPPRPSVKIEKGVETGLPASSSKKGRDIRERTRQGLAKRLKKNLDACPNPREWLEQNVEGLSASSSEVGALFSQFVQFPKDMEVWDSCTGSGACDRIDSALLQVFISSGFFSL; encoded by the exons ATGTCGTTGTCTTCTGGTACTGTTTCGGGTGTGATATCCATCATTAATCCCTCCCTAAAGATTGTGTCTCTCAAGTATTTATGCTTGTTGGTCCGGGCCATTCGTTTGGGCCTGTTTCTCGTGGTACGCCTTTGCTTTTTTGCCC GTATGACTCGTACTAGGTCTTCTGTGTCTCTCCCTTCATCCGGCGCTGCCGTTGATTATCGTAATTCTTTAAGTTCGTTCGTCACTAATATTGATAGAGAGTCTTTGGGTGAAATTCGTGATGATTTTGGTATTCCGGTGGCTTATTCTCTTTCAGTCTGCGGTGCTCGTATGAGTGCTAATGAGAATGTGGGAGATGGCAAGGTAATCGTTTATAAGGAGCAATTCCGTTGTGGGCTACGTTTCCCTTTAGATCCTTTGATTGAGTCTTTTGTTAAAGACTATGGGATTCCTTTATTGTGTTGCTTTATTGAGTTAGTCTGTGACAAAGGCCTGTCTCCTTCTTTGGGTATGTTGAATGAGCTTTTCTTTATAACGCGTAGGAGTAATGAATTTTATCATCGTTTGGCTGCTCATCGAGGCAAGCGTCTGATTGACGCTCTGCCAAAGATTACTAAGCGTTGGCAACGTTCTTTCTTTGTTGTGGGTCACGACAGTGCTTTTGCTAACTTCCCCTGTGATTGGGTGGATGAGTCTGAGTCCCTATCTTTTTCTCCCCTATGCGTTACTGACTCAGAAGCCCTAGATTCTTTAGTGGATGATGCCCAGTCTCAGTTATTTGATTGTTGTGACTTAGTGGATAGGTACTTGTACCGTAAGTTTCCTCATATTGAGTTGCCTCCTCGTACTGTGGTTGAGGGGCCTCTTGAAAGTGATGGTACCCTGTCCCAGTCTTGCCGTTCTCCCTCACCTCTATCTTTTGTAGATTTGACGTCTGCGTCTCAGG GAATGGGGGAGGACTTTCTTGATGCCTTGACTTTGACTTTTGATGATGATTCTGCTGTCATTACTGGGTCTCGTCCTGCGTCCTTGCCTCCTCGTCCCTCTGTCAAGATTGAGAAGGGCGTTGAGACTGGACTGCCGGCTTCTTCTAGCAAGAAAGGGCGTGATATCCGTGAACGAACCAGACAGGGGCTTGCGAAACGCCTTAAGAAGAATTTAGATGCCTGCCCCAATCCTAGAGAGTGGTTGGAGCAGAATGTTGAGGGGCTGTCAGCTTCTTCTTCTGAGGTGGGTGctttgttttctcaatttgtgcAATTTCCGAAGGATATGGAAGTTTGGGACAGTTGTACTGGGTCAGGTGCTTGTGACCGGATTGATTCTGCCTTGTTGCAGGTATTCATTTCTTCTGGTTTCTTTTCTTTGTGA
- the LOC126660617 gene encoding phosphoglucan phosphatase DSP4, amyloplastic, translating to MNCLHYLPRCSVLPLQGSKCHHIRKFSFNPVGIMSRIHLRPTTITVKAISGSASSADTSDADVKDEEEKSEVYSHNMTEAMGAVLTYRHELGMNYNFIRPDLIVGSCLQSPEDVDKLRKIGVKTIFCLQQDSDLEYFGVDINAIRDYAEKCGDIQHVRAEIRDFDAFDLRIRLPAVISILNRAINKNGGVTYIHCTAGLGRAPAAALAYMFWVQGYKLSDARDLLLSKRPCFPKLDAIKSATADILTGLRRRLVTLTWKDVKCSTVEISGLDIGWGQRIPLKFDEEQASWILRREIMEGRYEYKYIIDGEWTYNEHEPVTSPNKDGHVNNFVQVLSDDTDSISTAIRTRLTGEDPNLTSDERLKIREFLETSPEDAL from the exons ATGAATTGCCTCCATTATCTTCCCAG ATGTTCTGTTTTACCTTTACAAGGATCCAAATGTCACCACATCAGGAAGTTTTCTTTTAATCCAGTG GGAATCATGAGTCGGATTCATCTTCGTCCGACAACTATTACTGTAAAG GCAATTTCTGGGTCTGCGTCTAGTGCTGACACAAGCGATGCAGATGTAAAGGATGAGGAGGAGAAGTCAGAGGTCTACAGTCATAACATGACAGAAGCTATGGGTGCTG TTTTGACCTATAGGCATGAACTAGGAATGAACTACAACTTTATTCGTCCAGATTTGATTGTTGGGTCATGCCTACAG TCTCCTGAAGATGTTGACAAGCTGCGGAAAATAGGAGTAAAAACCATATTTTGCTTGCAACAAGATTCAGACTTGGA ATATTTTGGGGTAGATATCAATGCCATTCGGGATTATGCTGAAAAATGTGGCGACATTCAACATGTGCGTGCAGAGATCAG GGATTTTGATGCATTTGATTTACGTATACGACTTCCAGCAGTAATTAGTATATTGAACAGAGCCATAAATAAAAATGGAGGTGTAACATATATACATTGCACTGCTGGACTTGGAAGAGCTCCTGCTGCTGCG TTGGCATATATGTTCTGGGTTCAGGGCTACAAACTTAGTGATGCACGTGATTTGCTTCTG AGCAAGCGACCTTGCTTCCCTAAGCTTGATGCTATAAAAAGTGCAACTGCTGATATA CTTACAGGTCTCAGGAGGAGGCTTGTTACTCTTACATGGAAAGATGTCAAATGCTCCACAGTAGAAATTTCTGGACTTGATATTGGATGGGGTCAG agAATACCTTTAAAATTTGACGAGGAACAGGCTTCATGGATACTGAGGAGGGAAATAATG GAAGGCCGCTATGAATACAAATACATTATAGACGGGGAATGGACATATAATGAACATGAACCAGTTACCTCTCCCAACAAAGATGGGCATGTCAACAATTTTGTTCAG GTTCTGAGTGATGACACAGACAGTATTAGCACAGCTATACGTACAAGATTGACCGGTGAGGACCCAAATCTAACCAGCGATGAACGGTTGAAAATAAGAGAATTTCTTGAAACCTCTCCAGAAGATGCTCTGTAA